A window from Plodia interpunctella isolate USDA-ARS_2022_Savannah chromosome 2, ilPloInte3.2, whole genome shotgun sequence encodes these proteins:
- the LOC128677873 gene encoding uncharacterized protein LOC128677873: MLRSPSKQYCSDPDLSDQGTVTHRKRRHGDDFYEMFTSFTTEMRSWKTEIQQDISHIKTNLDSGLQELRSEISSIRQEHTEFRKTVHELSVTNGETRKLVTSLETSVQFNTDQCEELKEKVDSLVEKNKSLSSLEEKLEVMTRNYNQLLTELNANNQRDRLMNLEIVGVPENKEENIIELVLAVAAHADVDISPNDILEAHRVTPRVRLQGRPRNIVVRMKSRVIKDNILSGVRRNRLTTKNLNMSGSAKPVFVNEHLTYYNKQLLKKCREVAKLKNFQYVWIKHGRIYVRKADGSPPIQIRTEKDVSKIS; encoded by the coding sequence ATGTTACGCTCGCCTTCCAAGCAATACTGTTCAGACCCCGATCTATCCGACCAAGGAACGGTGACACATCGCAAGCGCAGACATGGAGACGacttttatgaaatgtttacTAGTTTCACGACAGAAATGAGGAGTTGGAAGACAGAAATTCAACAGGATATTTCtcacataaaaacaaacttggACTCAGGGCTCCAGGAACTTAGATCAGAAATCAGCAGCATTCGACAGGAGCATACCGAATTTAGAAAAACCGTCCATGAGTTAAGCGTTACGAATGGCGAAACTAGAAAATTAGTTACTTCCCTGGAAACTTCTGTTCAATTCAACACCGACCAGTGCGAAGAGCTGAAAGAAAAAGTAGACTCATTGGTCGAGAAGAATAAGTCTTTGTCAAGTCTCGAGGAAAAATTGGAGGTGATGACTCGTAACTATAATCAGTTGCTTACTGAGCTTAATGCTAACAACCAAAGAGATCGTCTTATGAATCTAGAAATAGTCGGTGTACCTGAGAATAAGGAAGAGAACATCATAGAATTGGTTTTGGCTGTAGCCGCACATGCGGATGTTGATATATCACCAAATGACATTCTGGAGGCACACCGGGTAACACCTAGGGTCCGTCTGCAGGGACGTCCTAGGAATATAGTTGTAAGGATGAAGTCACGTGTCATAAAAGATAACATCTTATCCGGTGTTCGGAGAAATCGCCTCACCACTAAGAACTTGAACATGTCTGGGAGTGCCAAACCAGTTTTCGTCAATGAACACCTCACATACTACAATAAacagctattaaaaaaatgcaggGAAGTTGCAAAACTCAAGAATTTTCAGTATGTGTGGATCAAACACGGAAGAATATACGTAAGGAAAGCAGATGGTTCTCCCCCAATACAAATACGAACGGAAAAGGATGTCTCCAAAATTTCCTGA